From the Brienomyrus brachyistius isolate T26 unplaced genomic scaffold, BBRACH_0.4 scaffold39, whole genome shotgun sequence genome, one window contains:
- the LOC125722505 gene encoding uncharacterized protein LOC125722505: MARIRRMEKAVCWSDDRYWATWDKWGEVIDWGDEKELCSPAESPSDQTDSSTESHSRRRIAKAVSWTDDAYWAAWDKWEEIICWGDEEECSQVTPPTSQLGRDKGIDVHGLEAFVINNRTISIKPVDNHQDSLEIGAVLVDLCQFDLEYLDQSKFDFEIVQVQIGEVKVEETREKAFEKAFELEIVDVAVEVINSEIQLNAINLDIVETKVDKLLLEELIVGDLEAGNVKLSVSNGNVVKVPLRYPSPQRNRRTRQP, encoded by the coding sequence aatcagacgaatggagaaagctgtttgctggagcgacgacagatactgggcaacttgggacaagtggggagaggtgattgactggggagatgagaaagagctgtgctccccagcagaatcaccttctgaccagactgacagttccactgagtcacattcccgaaggcgaattgccaaggcagttagctggacggatgatgcttattgggcagcctgggacaagtgggaagagatcatctgctggggtgatgaagaggagtgctcccaagtaactccacccactagccagcttgggagggataaggggatagatgtacatgggttggaggcttttgtgataaataacaggacaatctccataaagcctgtagacaaccatcaagacagtctggagataggagctgtgctggtagacctctgccagtttgatctcgaatatttagatcaaagtaaatttgattttgaaattgtacaagtacaaattggagaagtcaaagtggaggagactagagaaaaggcttttgaaaaagcatttgaattggaaattgtggatgtggcagtagaagttataaacagtgaaatccagctgaatgctataaatttggatattgttgaaactaaggtggacaaattattattggaagaactgatcgttggcgatttagaagcaggcaatgtgaagttgtcagtgtcaaatggcaatgtggtgaaggtacccttaaggtacccttcaccacagaggaacagaaggaccaggcaaccttag